Proteins from one Ramlibacter sp. PS4R-6 genomic window:
- a CDS encoding FecCD family ABC transporter permease, with the protein MKPANPVSLFLALLALSAALVVCGTAVGSQGWEPLFFRTDGPRFAILWEIRLPRTLGAWLAGALLGLAGAVAQGLFRNPLADPYLLGSATGAAFGVALCLVAIGISPLAAPDWLAHWGLTLAGFVGAMAAVLVTLVLAQGVQHTLRLLLSGVVVGMVFGALSALVMFWDPEIMRAMQAFLLGTTGFLGWGSTGLLAVVLVVATVAALGFSRALDALALGEVTAASLGVALTPVRVVLVVAMALATGAAVAQVGLIAFIGLVAPHLMRALAKPTHRWLLPLSALAGGVLLLAADVLARWLLAPQEIPVGVLTAVLGGGYLIWLMHRRPV; encoded by the coding sequence ATGAAGCCCGCCAACCCCGTCTCGCTGTTCCTCGCGCTGCTGGCGCTGAGCGCGGCGCTCGTCGTCTGCGGCACCGCGGTCGGCAGCCAGGGCTGGGAGCCGCTCTTCTTCCGCACCGACGGGCCGCGTTTCGCGATCCTGTGGGAGATCCGCCTGCCGCGCACGCTCGGCGCGTGGCTGGCGGGTGCGCTGCTCGGGCTCGCCGGCGCGGTGGCGCAAGGCCTGTTCCGCAACCCGCTGGCCGATCCCTACCTCCTGGGCAGCGCGACGGGCGCCGCGTTCGGCGTCGCACTGTGCCTCGTGGCCATCGGCATCTCGCCGCTGGCGGCGCCCGACTGGCTCGCGCATTGGGGCCTGACGCTCGCGGGTTTCGTCGGTGCGATGGCCGCGGTGCTCGTCACGCTGGTGCTCGCGCAAGGCGTGCAGCACACCTTGCGCCTGTTGCTCTCGGGCGTGGTCGTCGGCATGGTGTTCGGCGCGCTGTCGGCGCTCGTGATGTTCTGGGACCCGGAAATCATGCGGGCGATGCAGGCTTTCCTGCTCGGCACCACGGGCTTCCTCGGTTGGGGCAGCACCGGGCTGTTGGCGGTGGTGCTGGTGGTCGCGACCGTCGCGGCGCTGGGCTTCAGCCGCGCGCTCGATGCGTTGGCCTTGGGCGAGGTGACCGCCGCCAGCCTGGGCGTTGCGCTCACGCCGGTGCGCGTCGTGCTCGTCGTGGCGATGGCGCTGGCCACCGGCGCCGCCGTCGCGCAGGTGGGGCTCATTGCCTTCATCGGCCTCGTCGCGCCGCATTTGATGCGCGCGCTGGCCAAGCCCACGCACCGCTGGCTGCTGCCGCTGTCGGCGCTGGCCGGCGGCGTGCTGCTGCTGGCCGCCGACGTGCTGGCGCGCTGGCTGCTGGCGCCGCAGGAGATCCCGGTCGGCGTGCTGACGGCGGTGCTGGGCGGCGGCTACCTGATCTGGCTGATGCACCGGAGACCGGTGTGA
- a CDS encoding ABC transporter substrate-binding protein: protein MTRWLFALLALCALHAHAQPRRIVSLLPSLTETVCVLGHCSALVAVDDFSNWPDSVKRLPHVGGLEDANIERIVALKPDLVLLTSSSRAAARLQALGIQVVAMEPKTLDDVRVAFEKVGALLGEAEAAKREWMRMNDGIAQAAHAVPASRKGVRVYFEVDSGPYAAGEISHIGELLKRLGAANIVPASLGSVPKLNPEFVVRADPQVIMIGAREAAEMRRRPGWERISAIREGRVCTLDSAQGDVVARPGPRLADAARILAGCLSR from the coding sequence ATGACGCGCTGGCTCTTCGCCTTGCTGGCCCTGTGTGCCTTGCACGCCCACGCGCAACCCAGGCGCATCGTCTCGCTGCTGCCGTCCCTGACCGAAACCGTGTGCGTGCTGGGCCATTGCAGCGCGCTCGTCGCGGTCGACGATTTCTCCAACTGGCCCGACTCCGTCAAGCGCCTGCCGCACGTCGGCGGGCTGGAGGACGCCAACATCGAGCGCATCGTCGCGCTCAAGCCCGACCTGGTGCTGCTCACCTCGTCGAGCCGCGCCGCCGCCCGGCTGCAGGCGCTGGGCATCCAGGTGGTGGCGATGGAGCCCAAGACGCTGGACGACGTGCGCGTGGCGTTCGAGAAGGTCGGCGCGCTGCTGGGCGAAGCCGAAGCGGCCAAGCGCGAGTGGATGCGCATGAACGACGGCATCGCGCAGGCAGCCCACGCGGTGCCCGCGTCGCGCAAGGGCGTGCGCGTGTATTTCGAAGTCGACAGCGGCCCTTACGCAGCAGGCGAGATCTCGCACATCGGCGAGCTGCTCAAGCGCCTGGGCGCCGCCAACATCGTGCCGGCCAGCCTGGGCAGCGTGCCCAAGCTCAACCCCGAGTTCGTGGTGCGCGCCGACCCGCAGGTGATCATGATCGGCGCGCGCGAAGCCGCCGAGATGCGCCGCCGCCCCGGCTGGGAACGCATCAGCGCCATCCGCGAAGGCCGCGTGTGCACGCTGGACAGCGCACAGGGCGACGTCGTCGCGCGCCCCGGCCCGCGGCTGGCCGACGCCGCGCGCATCCTCGCGGGGTGCCTCTCGCGATGA
- a CDS encoding cobalamin-binding protein, whose protein sequence is MGNAATPYAPRRIVCLTEEATEWLYLLGEEARIVGISGYTVRPRRARQEKPKVSAFLSAKTDKILELQPDCVFGFSDLQAGIAAELVKQGVQVTIFNQRSVDDIFSMLYQVAAMVGRADDGLALLAKMRARLDEIAREAAALKRRPRVYFEEWDEPRISAIRWVSELAGIAGGDDIFPELSLQSLGKDRILANDDEILRRNPDIVIGSWCGKKFRPEKVAARPGWTEVNAVKTQQLHEIKSADILQPGPAALTDGVEQLHRIVMDWAKHHG, encoded by the coding sequence ATGGGCAACGCAGCCACCCCGTACGCGCCCCGGCGCATCGTCTGCCTCACCGAGGAGGCGACGGAGTGGCTGTACCTGCTCGGCGAGGAGGCGCGCATCGTCGGCATCTCCGGCTACACGGTGCGCCCGCGCCGCGCCCGCCAGGAAAAACCGAAGGTCAGCGCCTTCCTCTCCGCCAAGACCGACAAGATCCTGGAACTGCAGCCCGATTGCGTGTTCGGCTTCTCCGACCTGCAGGCCGGCATCGCGGCGGAGCTGGTGAAGCAGGGCGTGCAGGTGACGATCTTCAACCAGCGCAGCGTGGACGACATCTTCTCGATGCTGTACCAGGTGGCGGCGATGGTGGGGCGCGCGGATGACGGGCTGGCGCTGCTGGCGAAGATGCGCGCGCGGCTCGACGAGATCGCGCGCGAGGCCGCGGCGTTGAAGCGCCGGCCGCGCGTGTACTTCGAGGAATGGGACGAGCCGCGCATCAGCGCGATTCGCTGGGTGTCGGAGCTGGCGGGCATCGCCGGGGGCGACGACATCTTCCCGGAGCTGTCGCTGCAGTCACTGGGCAAGGACCGCATCCTCGCCAACGACGACGAGATCCTGCGCCGCAATCCCGACATCGTGATCGGCTCGTGGTGCGGCAAGAAGTTCCGGCCCGAGAAGGTCGCCGCGCGTCCCGGCTGGACCGAGGTGAACGCGGTGAAGACGCAGCAACTGCACGAAATCAAGTCGGCCGACATCCTGCAGCCCGGCCCCGCGGCGCTCACCGACGGCGTCGAGCAGCTGCACCGCATCGTCATGGACTGGGCCAAGCACCATGGCTGA
- a CDS encoding bifunctional adenosylcobinamide kinase/adenosylcobinamide-phosphate guanylyltransferase codes for MVEKNVARSELILGGQKSGKTRRAEELAAAWLVQSPSHRAIYIATAQAWDEEMRERIARHRLDRARRVPRMETVEEPHELAQAIGANSRADTLIVVDCLTLWLTARLMPHAGDAQPVDGDEIPRALARCAGPIILISNEIGQGVVPMGRDSRQFVDALGSLNQAAAAASERVTLMSAGLAITLKGTA; via the coding sequence ATGGTTGAAAAGAACGTCGCACGCAGCGAGTTGATCCTGGGCGGCCAGAAGAGCGGCAAGACGCGCCGCGCGGAGGAGCTCGCCGCCGCGTGGCTCGTGCAATCGCCGTCGCACCGCGCGATCTACATCGCCACCGCGCAAGCCTGGGACGAGGAGATGCGCGAGCGCATCGCGCGCCACCGGCTGGACCGGGCCCGGCGCGTGCCGCGCATGGAGACGGTGGAGGAGCCGCACGAGCTCGCGCAGGCGATCGGCGCGAACAGCCGCGCCGACACGCTCATCGTGGTGGATTGCCTGACGCTGTGGCTGACCGCGCGGCTGATGCCGCACGCCGGCGACGCGCAGCCGGTGGACGGCGACGAGATCCCGCGCGCGCTGGCGCGCTGTGCCGGCCCCATCATCCTGATCAGCAACGAGATCGGCCAGGGCGTCGTGCCCATGGGCCGCGACTCGCGCCAGTTCGTCGACGCACTCGGTTCGCTGAACCAGGCAGCGGCCGCCGCGAGCGAGCGCGTGACGCTGATGTCGGCGGGGCTCGCGATCACCTTGAAGGGCACGGCATGA
- a CDS encoding efflux RND transporter periplasmic adaptor subunit — protein sequence MDPTPQEDQQQEPALPRVSARARIIGSVIAVLVVAGLGWLAWDLTHSSGGASGAASGASGARAGGGGGGGFGGGGGGRGGPPTTVGVAAAERADLPVTIDALGTVVPLATVKVRPQVSGVLQQVNFKEGQMVKKGDLLAQIDPRQFEMALQQATGARMKDEAQLQAAKVTLERFRTLLKQDSIARQEVDTQEALVKQLEATLVVDRANEGTARLNLGYTRIVAPVAGRVGLRVVDVGNVVSSSDANGVALITQLSPIDVEFAIPQDQAAWMQQNMGAFMEAKAFDRTRQAVLDTGTFASLDNQVDVQTGTVRAKARFNNARGVLFPSQFVNVQVNVRTIKDAVVVPVAAVRHGANNNDFVFVLNQDRTVSMRTVKTGQQTVDKVQVTSGLQLGERVITEGADRLREGSRVVLPGDAPGAGGGGGGRRRQGASAPAGAGSAPALPEGSPAQAPQQQQGQPRMARRGAASGDTGAAAAPPAATATAGAGPSDKPTPEQRQRMLDSAQGDAEQLERRKRFLDALDRGDPQAIERWRAMQQRRREGGAAQ from the coding sequence ATGGATCCCACGCCGCAAGAAGACCAACAACAGGAACCCGCACTGCCGCGCGTGAGCGCGCGCGCCCGCATCATCGGCAGCGTCATCGCCGTGCTCGTCGTCGCCGGCCTCGGCTGGCTGGCCTGGGACCTCACCCATTCATCCGGCGGCGCCTCGGGCGCCGCATCCGGCGCATCCGGTGCACGTGCGGGTGGTGGGGGCGGCGGCGGTTTCGGCGGCGGAGGCGGCGGCCGCGGCGGCCCGCCCACCACCGTGGGCGTCGCCGCTGCCGAACGCGCGGACCTTCCCGTCACCATCGATGCGCTGGGCACCGTCGTGCCGCTGGCCACGGTCAAGGTGCGCCCGCAAGTGTCGGGCGTGCTGCAGCAGGTGAACTTCAAGGAAGGGCAAATGGTCAAGAAGGGCGACCTGCTCGCGCAGATCGACCCGCGCCAGTTCGAGATGGCCCTGCAGCAGGCCACCGGCGCGCGCATGAAGGACGAGGCGCAGCTGCAGGCGGCCAAGGTCACGCTGGAGCGCTTCCGCACACTGCTCAAGCAGGATTCCATCGCGCGGCAGGAAGTCGACACGCAGGAGGCGCTGGTCAAGCAGCTGGAGGCGACGCTGGTCGTCGACCGCGCCAACGAAGGCACCGCGCGCCTGAACCTGGGCTACACGCGCATCGTCGCGCCCGTGGCGGGGCGCGTGGGCCTGCGCGTGGTGGACGTCGGCAACGTCGTCAGCTCGTCGGATGCCAATGGCGTCGCGCTCATCACGCAGCTGTCGCCCATCGACGTGGAGTTCGCGATCCCGCAGGACCAGGCGGCGTGGATGCAGCAGAACATGGGCGCGTTCATGGAGGCGAAGGCGTTCGACCGCACGCGCCAGGCCGTGCTCGACACGGGCACCTTCGCGTCACTGGACAACCAGGTGGACGTGCAGACCGGCACCGTGCGCGCCAAGGCCCGCTTCAACAACGCGCGCGGCGTGCTGTTCCCCAGCCAGTTCGTCAACGTGCAGGTCAACGTGCGCACGATCAAGGACGCGGTGGTGGTGCCTGTCGCGGCGGTGCGCCACGGCGCCAACAACAACGACTTCGTGTTCGTCCTGAACCAGGACCGCACGGTGTCCATGCGCACGGTGAAGACCGGCCAGCAGACGGTGGACAAGGTGCAGGTCACCAGCGGCCTGCAGCTGGGCGAGCGCGTGATCACCGAAGGCGCCGACCGCCTGCGCGAAGGCTCGCGCGTGGTGCTGCCGGGCGACGCGCCGGGCGCGGGCGGCGGCGGTGGTGGCCGGCGCAGGCAAGGTGCGAGCGCGCCGGCCGGTGCCGGGTCGGCCCCCGCGTTGCCCGAAGGCTCGCCCGCGCAGGCCCCGCAACAGCAGCAAGGCCAGCCGCGCATGGCACGGCGTGGCGCGGCGTCCGGCGACACGGGCGCCGCGGCCGCGCCGCCCGCGGCGACAGCAACCGCCGGCGCCGGCCCGTCCGACAAGCCCACGCCCGAGCAGCGCCAGCGCATGCTCGACTCCGCGCAGGGCGATGCCGAGCAGCTCGAGCGCCGCAAGCGCTTCCTCGACGCGCTCGACCGCGGCGACCCGCAGGCCATCGAGCGCTGGCGCGCGATGCAGCAGCGCCGGCGCGAAGGCGGGGCCGCGCAGTGA
- the cobT gene encoding nicotinate-nucleotide--dimethylbenzimidazole phosphoribosyltransferase, whose protein sequence is MKLPPIPDLRDAALDAALQRAIDHKTKPQGSLGRIEQLALQAGRVLGTDKPKLVQPQLVVFAADHGIAAHGVSAFPQEVTGQMVRNFLAGGAAVSVLARQHGLAMTVVDCGVACDFEPHPQLRPLKVAKGAADPATGPAMSRGQCEAAMRHGMELVQGLPGNALLVGEMGIANSSPAALLLARLTGAPLGECVGRGTGLDDAGLQRKKDVLQRVLDRHADARAPLDALAAFGGLEIATMAGAILQAASERRIVVMDGFITGAALLVAHAVAPHVVQRCIFSHRSAEPGHALMLGALGARPLLELDLRLGEGSGAALAWPLVVSACMLLCDMATFDSAQVSGKH, encoded by the coding sequence ATGAAACTCCCGCCCATCCCTGACCTGCGCGACGCCGCGCTCGACGCCGCGCTGCAGCGTGCGATCGACCACAAGACCAAGCCGCAGGGCTCGCTCGGCCGCATCGAGCAGCTGGCGCTGCAGGCCGGCCGCGTGCTCGGCACCGACAAGCCGAAGCTGGTGCAGCCGCAGCTGGTCGTCTTCGCCGCCGACCACGGCATCGCCGCGCACGGCGTCTCGGCCTTCCCGCAGGAGGTGACGGGCCAGATGGTGCGCAACTTCCTGGCCGGCGGCGCGGCGGTGAGCGTGCTCGCGCGCCAGCACGGGCTGGCGATGACGGTCGTCGATTGCGGCGTGGCGTGCGACTTCGAGCCGCATCCGCAGCTGCGGCCGCTCAAGGTCGCCAAGGGCGCGGCGGATCCGGCAACGGGCCCGGCGATGTCGCGCGGCCAATGCGAGGCAGCGATGCGCCACGGCATGGAACTGGTGCAAGGCTTGCCGGGCAACGCACTGCTGGTGGGCGAGATGGGGATCGCCAACTCGTCCCCCGCGGCGCTGCTGCTCGCGCGCCTCACCGGCGCACCGCTGGGCGAGTGCGTGGGCCGTGGCACCGGGCTGGACGACGCGGGCCTGCAGCGCAAGAAGGACGTGCTGCAGCGCGTGCTCGACCGCCATGCCGATGCGCGCGCGCCGCTGGACGCGCTGGCGGCTTTCGGCGGGCTGGAGATCGCCACGATGGCGGGCGCGATCCTGCAGGCCGCGAGCGAGCGCCGTATCGTCGTCATGGACGGTTTCATCACCGGCGCCGCGCTGCTCGTCGCCCATGCGGTGGCGCCACATGTCGTACAACGATGCATCTTCTCGCACCGCTCGGCCGAGCCGGGCCATGCACTCATGCTGGGCGCCCTCGGCGCGCGCCCGCTGCTGGAGCTGGACCTGCGCCTGGGCGAGGGATCGGGCGCCGCGCTGGCCTGGCCGCTGGTCGTGTCGGCCTGCATGTTGCTTTGCGACATGGCCACGTTTGATTCGGCTCAAGTCTCGGGCAAGCACTGA
- a CDS encoding universal stress protein, translating into MYKRILLAYDGSDAGQRALLDCKEICQWGQSELFLIAVMPSAMSFVGLEGGVYDIELEEREKKKHQAVLDDGVRRLAEIGTSAKGEVVVGEAIDEITKYARKVDANLIIVGHKHLDSWAARWWRGSISGALIEHSPCSVLVVITQ; encoded by the coding sequence ATGTACAAGCGCATCCTGCTCGCCTACGACGGCTCCGACGCCGGGCAGAGGGCATTGCTCGACTGCAAGGAAATCTGCCAGTGGGGGCAGTCCGAGCTCTTCTTGATAGCCGTGATGCCCTCGGCGATGAGCTTCGTGGGCCTCGAAGGCGGTGTCTATGACATCGAACTCGAGGAGCGCGAGAAGAAAAAGCACCAGGCCGTGCTGGACGACGGCGTGCGGCGCCTGGCCGAGATCGGCACCAGCGCCAAGGGCGAGGTGGTGGTGGGCGAAGCCATCGACGAGATCACCAAGTACGCCCGCAAGGTGGACGCCAACCTGATCATCGTCGGCCACAAGCACCTGGACAGCTGGGCCGCGCGCTGGTGGCGCGGCTCGATCTCCGGCGCGCTGATCGAGCATTCCCCCTGCAGCGTGCTCGTCGTCATCACCCAGTAA
- a CDS encoding ABC transporter ATP-binding protein, with translation MNAAIRAQALHASLGGVEVLHGVDVVLPGGKWTSIVGPNGAGKTTLLKALAQLTPSRGAIELLGRDARALPMRERARRIAWLGQNEGGAEDLLARDVVMLGRLPHQEWLGPATAQDHAAAQAAMEQTQCWDWRERPLGQLSGGERQRVLLARALAVRAPVLMMDEPLANLDPPHQADWLRIVREHVQRGGTAVAVLHEITMALHADEMVVMDAGRIVHHGACADTATHRAVERVFGGRVRVREIDGRPVALPDETPAHP, from the coding sequence GTGAACGCGGCGATCCGCGCGCAAGCCCTGCACGCCAGCCTCGGCGGCGTCGAGGTGCTGCACGGCGTCGACGTCGTGCTGCCGGGCGGCAAGTGGACGTCCATCGTCGGGCCCAACGGCGCCGGCAAGACCACGCTGCTCAAGGCGCTGGCGCAGCTCACGCCCTCGCGCGGCGCGATCGAGCTGCTCGGCCGCGACGCCCGCGCGCTGCCGATGCGCGAGCGCGCCCGCCGCATCGCGTGGCTGGGGCAGAACGAAGGCGGCGCCGAGGACTTGCTGGCGCGCGACGTCGTCATGCTCGGCCGCCTGCCGCACCAGGAATGGCTGGGGCCCGCGACGGCGCAGGACCATGCCGCCGCGCAGGCGGCCATGGAGCAGACGCAGTGCTGGGACTGGCGCGAGCGCCCGCTCGGGCAACTGTCCGGCGGCGAGCGCCAGCGCGTGCTGCTGGCGCGCGCGTTGGCCGTGCGCGCGCCGGTGCTGATGATGGACGAGCCGCTGGCCAATTTGGACCCGCCGCACCAGGCCGACTGGCTGCGCATCGTGCGCGAGCACGTGCAGCGTGGCGGCACCGCGGTGGCCGTGCTGCACGAGATCACCATGGCCTTGCACGCCGACGAGATGGTGGTGATGGATGCCGGCCGCATCGTCCACCACGGCGCCTGCGCCGACACCGCCACGCACCGCGCGGTCGAACGCGTGTTCGGCGGGCGCGTGCGCGTGCGCGAAATCGACGGCCGCCCCGTCGCCTTGCCCGATGAAACTCCCGCCCATCCCTGA
- the acpA gene encoding acid phosphatase produces the protein MKKLTLVFAALVLAGCATPPSSDKLGKVKNLVVIYAENHSFDNMYGMFPGANGVANATPEQYTQLDHDGQPLKELIVFGSDGKPNPAFPRMPNKPFRIDAPPVNRPPTTIVPSPIHVFWHNIEQINGGKNNMFAAMSNVGGWTMGYYDGSSFKLWQWAKGYTLADNFFMGAFGGSYLNHQYLVCACAPKHDNAPDSMRVRLDARGKLEKRPDSPSANEGAVRVFSSGGGQVSPDGWSLNTSQPAYQPSGIPPAANGPKEMADPAGTQGSGQPVPPQTAATIGDLLSQKGVSWAWYAGAYNQALADGQQPPSAKRSIIYTRDNNSPNFQPHHQPFNYYARFAPGTADRAKHLLDGDDFVKAIEGGTLPAVSFYKPAGRDTQHPSYTDIVTGDIHIDALLHKLRASPQWKDMLVVVTYDENGGYWDHVAPPTGPGWGDRFGPGSRIPTLLIGPSVRKGFVDHTAYDTTSILQFISKRWGLSQLPGVRPKMGDFSAALE, from the coding sequence ATGAAGAAACTCACACTCGTCTTCGCGGCCCTCGTCCTGGCGGGCTGCGCCACGCCGCCTTCGTCCGACAAGCTGGGCAAGGTGAAGAACCTGGTGGTGATCTACGCCGAGAACCACAGCTTCGACAACATGTACGGCATGTTCCCGGGCGCCAACGGCGTGGCCAACGCGACGCCCGAGCAGTACACGCAGCTCGACCACGACGGCCAGCCGCTCAAGGAGTTGATCGTGTTCGGCTCCGACGGCAAGCCGAACCCGGCCTTCCCGCGCATGCCGAACAAGCCGTTCCGCATCGACGCGCCGCCGGTCAACCGCCCGCCCACCACCATCGTGCCCAGCCCGATCCACGTGTTCTGGCACAACATCGAGCAGATCAACGGCGGCAAGAACAACATGTTCGCGGCCATGTCCAACGTGGGCGGCTGGACCATGGGCTACTACGACGGCAGCTCGTTCAAGCTGTGGCAATGGGCCAAGGGCTACACCTTGGCCGACAACTTCTTCATGGGCGCGTTCGGCGGCTCGTACCTCAACCACCAGTACCTCGTTTGCGCCTGCGCACCGAAGCACGACAACGCGCCGGACTCCATGCGCGTGCGCCTCGATGCCAGGGGCAAGCTCGAAAAGCGCCCCGATTCGCCCTCGGCCAACGAAGGCGCGGTGCGCGTGTTCAGCTCCGGTGGCGGGCAGGTGAGCCCCGATGGCTGGTCGCTCAACACCTCGCAGCCCGCGTACCAGCCCAGCGGCATCCCGCCAGCGGCCAACGGCCCGAAGGAGATGGCCGACCCCGCCGGCACGCAAGGCTCCGGCCAGCCGGTGCCACCGCAGACCGCGGCGACGATCGGCGACCTGCTGTCGCAGAAGGGCGTGTCGTGGGCCTGGTACGCCGGCGCGTACAACCAGGCGCTGGCCGACGGGCAGCAGCCTCCCAGTGCGAAGCGCTCGATCATCTACACCCGCGACAACAACTCGCCCAATTTCCAGCCGCACCACCAGCCGTTCAACTACTACGCGCGTTTCGCGCCGGGCACGGCCGACCGCGCCAAGCACCTGCTCGACGGCGACGACTTCGTGAAGGCGATCGAAGGCGGCACGCTGCCGGCGGTGAGCTTCTACAAGCCCGCCGGCCGCGACACGCAGCACCCGTCGTACACCGACATCGTCACCGGCGACATCCACATCGACGCGCTGCTGCACAAGCTCAGGGCCAGCCCGCAGTGGAAGGACATGCTGGTCGTCGTGACCTACGACGAGAACGGCGGCTACTGGGACCACGTGGCGCCACCCACCGGCCCCGGCTGGGGCGACCGTTTCGGCCCCGGCTCGCGCATCCCGACGCTGCTCATCGGGCCTTCGGTCCGCAAGGGCTTCGTCGACCACACGGCGTACGACACCACGTCGATCCTGCAGTTCATCTCGAAGCGCTGGGGGCTGTCGCAGCTGCCGGGCGTGCGGCCGAAGATGGGGGACTTCTCGGCTGCACTCGAGTAG
- a CDS encoding class I SAM-dependent DNA methyltransferase, whose product MRPRIEPGRRPDRQAALKQYKGRARYYDTELMLFEPIRAEAIALLQLHPGDRVIDVGCGTGLSFDRLHSRVGKIGRITGVEQCPEMMAQAKEKVAQHRWTNVDLVTAPVATARIDGLADAALFHFTHDILREEAAVANVFAHLKPGARVVAAGLQWAPPWAWPTNGFVMMAALYSTTSLEGLGHPWSRLAPRLENFRVQHTVLGGIYVASGTFDPRHH is encoded by the coding sequence ATGCGCCCGAGAATCGAGCCGGGCCGCCGGCCCGACCGGCAAGCCGCCCTCAAACAGTACAAGGGGCGCGCCCGCTATTACGACACCGAGCTCATGCTCTTCGAGCCCATCCGGGCCGAGGCGATCGCGCTGCTGCAGCTGCACCCGGGCGACCGTGTCATCGACGTGGGCTGCGGCACCGGCCTGAGCTTCGACCGCCTGCACAGCCGTGTCGGCAAGATCGGCCGCATCACCGGCGTCGAGCAATGCCCCGAGATGATGGCGCAGGCCAAGGAAAAGGTCGCGCAGCACCGCTGGACGAATGTGGACCTGGTGACGGCCCCCGTCGCGACGGCGCGCATCGACGGCCTGGCCGACGCGGCGCTGTTCCACTTCACGCACGACATCCTGCGCGAGGAGGCGGCGGTGGCCAACGTGTTCGCGCACCTGAAGCCCGGCGCCCGTGTGGTCGCCGCGGGCCTGCAGTGGGCGCCGCCGTGGGCCTGGCCCACCAATGGCTTCGTGATGATGGCTGCGCTGTATTCGACGACCTCGCTGGAGGGCCTGGGCCACCCCTGGAGCCGGCTCGCGCCGCGCCTCGAAAACTTCCGTGTTCAGCACACGGTGCTGGGCGGCATCTACGTCGCCTCCGGCACGTTCGATCCTCGTCACCACTGA